Proteins from one Telopea speciosissima isolate NSW1024214 ecotype Mountain lineage chromosome 1, Tspe_v1, whole genome shotgun sequence genomic window:
- the LOC122668355 gene encoding 50S ribosomal protein L4, chloroplastic isoform X2 — protein sequence MATSSTTHLVSFFSSSIFLTSPNQNPKFLSISDPNSLKAVRPLSHSRPSITEFAKTLVIRSEVATLPVISFDGEKIGETYLDLKSAPLETARAVVHRGIITDLQNKRRGTASTLTRGEVRGGGKKPYPQKKTGRARRGSQRTPLRPGGGVIFGPKPRDWSVKINRKEKRLAISTALSSAAVNMIVVEDFSDKFDKPKTKEFIAAMKRWGVDPKEKSMFLFMEVSDNVKLSSRNIGTLRLLTPRTLNLFDILNSDKLVLTKPAIEYLNRMYGIDYEGGEAEDEDEEEQEEDEEIEDESSKVAE from the coding sequence ATGGCGACCTCTTCGACAACCCACTTggtatctttcttctcttcctctatctTTCTCACTTCTCccaaccaaaaccctaaattcctctCTATCTCAGACCCCAATTCTCTGAAAGCCGTAAGGCCACTATCTCACTCCAGACCCTCAATCACAGAGTTTGCTAAGACCCTAGTAATTCGTTCCGAAGTTGCGACCCTTCCGGTAATCTCATTTGATGGCGAGAAGATCGGAGAAACGTATCTCGACCTCAAATCGGCTCCACTGGAGACCGCCCGTGCCGTTGTCCATAGAGGGATCATCACTGATCTACAGAACAAGCGAAGAGGAACTGCTTCGACTCTAACGAGAGGAGAAGTCCGTGGAGGTGGAAAGAAACCATACCCGCAGAAGAAGACTGGCCGCGCAAGGCGAGGATCCCAGCGAACTCCACTCCGGCCAGGTGGAGGTGTTATTTTTGGTCCCAAGCCGAGAGATTGGAGCGTCAAAATTAATCGGAAGGAGAAGAGATTGGCGATATCCACTGCTTTGTCAAGCGCAGCGGTGAATATGATAGTTGTAGAGGATTTCTCCGATAAATTTGACAAGCCCAAAACCAAGGAATTTATTGCAGCAATGAAGAGATGGGGGGTCGATCCCAAGGAGAAGTCGATGTTCTTGTTTATGGAAGTGTCGGACAATGTGAAGTTGTCGAGTCGAAATATTGGGACATTGAGATTGCTGACGCCTAGGACCCTGAACCTGTTTGATATCTTGAACTCTGATAAGCTAGTGCTTACAAAGCCGGCCATTGAGTATCTGAACAGAATGTATGGGATTGATTACGAGGGAGGTGAAGCCGAGGATGAGGACGAAGAAGAACaggaggaagacgaagaaat
- the LOC122668355 gene encoding 50S ribosomal protein L4, chloroplastic isoform X1 codes for MATSSTTHLVSFFSSSIFLTSPNQNPKFLSISDPNSLKAVRPLSHSRPSITEFAKTLVIRSEVATLPVISFDGEKIGETYLDLKSAPLETARAVVHRGIITDLQNKRRGTASTLTRGEVRGGGKKPYPQKKTGRARRGSQRTPLRPGGGVIFGPKPRDWSVKINRKEKRLAISTALSSAAVNMIVVEDFSDKFDKPKTKEFIAAMKRWGVDPKEKSMFLFMEVSDNVKLSSRNIGTLRLLTPRTLNLFDILNSDKLVLTKPAIEYLNRMYGIDYEGGEAEDEDEEEQEEDEEIEADESSKVAE; via the coding sequence ATGGCGACCTCTTCGACAACCCACTTggtatctttcttctcttcctctatctTTCTCACTTCTCccaaccaaaaccctaaattcctctCTATCTCAGACCCCAATTCTCTGAAAGCCGTAAGGCCACTATCTCACTCCAGACCCTCAATCACAGAGTTTGCTAAGACCCTAGTAATTCGTTCCGAAGTTGCGACCCTTCCGGTAATCTCATTTGATGGCGAGAAGATCGGAGAAACGTATCTCGACCTCAAATCGGCTCCACTGGAGACCGCCCGTGCCGTTGTCCATAGAGGGATCATCACTGATCTACAGAACAAGCGAAGAGGAACTGCTTCGACTCTAACGAGAGGAGAAGTCCGTGGAGGTGGAAAGAAACCATACCCGCAGAAGAAGACTGGCCGCGCAAGGCGAGGATCCCAGCGAACTCCACTCCGGCCAGGTGGAGGTGTTATTTTTGGTCCCAAGCCGAGAGATTGGAGCGTCAAAATTAATCGGAAGGAGAAGAGATTGGCGATATCCACTGCTTTGTCAAGCGCAGCGGTGAATATGATAGTTGTAGAGGATTTCTCCGATAAATTTGACAAGCCCAAAACCAAGGAATTTATTGCAGCAATGAAGAGATGGGGGGTCGATCCCAAGGAGAAGTCGATGTTCTTGTTTATGGAAGTGTCGGACAATGTGAAGTTGTCGAGTCGAAATATTGGGACATTGAGATTGCTGACGCCTAGGACCCTGAACCTGTTTGATATCTTGAACTCTGATAAGCTAGTGCTTACAAAGCCGGCCATTGAGTATCTGAACAGAATGTATGGGATTGATTACGAGGGAGGTGAAGCCGAGGATGAGGACGAAGAAGAACaggaggaagacgaagaaat
- the LOC122668346 gene encoding peroxisomal nicotinamide adenine dinucleotide carrier-like translates to MSDALINGLAGAGGGIIAQLLTYPLQTVNTRQQTERDPKKSNGKLGTIEQICQVAKQEGWGRLYGGLTPSLVGTAASQGVYYYFYQIFRNKAEASALDRFKKGTGDGSVGILSSLVVAALSGCMNVLLTNPIWVVVTRMQTHTKSSTEQKPSESSSVMPDEAILAAVEPPPYGTSHAVQELYNEAGVLGFWKGVFPTLMMVSNPSIQFMLYETLLKKLKARRASRNKGNNGITALEIFLLGAIAKLGATVVTYPVLVVKARLQAKQVSGVDKRHHYKGTLDAITKMIQYEGLSGFYKGMSTKIIQSVVAAAFLFTVKEELVKGVRLLVKKDAKLINVVRSVPP, encoded by the exons ATGTCAGATGCTTTAATCAATGGATTGGCTGGAGCTGGAGGGGGAATCATCGCTCAGCTCCTCACATATCCCTTACAAACT GTTAATACTCGTCAACAGACCGAACGAGATCCAAAGAAGTCGAACGGGAAACTCGGAACAATTGAACAAATATGTCAG GTTGCTAAACAAGAGGGATGGGGGCGTTTATATGGAGGCCTGACGCCATCGTTGGTTGGAACTGCTGCATCACAA GGTGTTTACTACTATTTCTATCAAATATTCAGGAACAAGGCAGAAGCTTCTGCACTTGATCGCTTTAAGAAAGGGACCGGTGATGGATCAGTTGGAATATTGTCGTCGCTTGTGGTGGCTGCGTTATCTGG GTGCATGAATGTGCTGTTGACCAACCCAATATGGGTAGTTGTTACTCGAATGCAG ACTCACACAAAATCCTCAACAGAACAAAAGCCTTCTGAGAGTTCTTCAGTTATGCCAGATGAAGCAATTCTTGCTGCAGTGGAGCCTCCTCCCTATGGGACTAGCCATGCT GTGCAAGAGCTCTACAATGAAGCTGGTGTTTTGGGTTTCTGGAAGGGCGTTTTTCCAACACTCATGATG GTTAGCAATCCCTCGATACAGTTCATGTTGTATGAGACCTTATTAAAGAAGCTAAAGGCCAGGCGTGCCTCAAGGAACAAGGGAAATAATGGGATAACTGCTTTAGAG ATTTTTCTTCTTGGAGCTATTGCTAAACTTGGAGCAACTGTGGTGACTTATCCAGTCCTTGTGGTGAAG GCAAGGCTTCAGGCTAAACAAGTTTCTGGAGTAGACAAAAGACATCATTATAAAG GCACACTTGATGCAATCACGAAGATGATCCAATATGAAGGCTTGTCCGGGTTTTATAAGGGGATGAGCACAAAAATTATACAGAGTGTGGTTGCTGCTGCATTCCTGTTCACGGTTAAGGAAGAACTTGTGAAGGGGGTCCGTCTGCTGGTGAAAAAGGATGCGAAACTGATTAATGTAGTGAGATCTGTGCCCCCATGA
- the LOC122670456 gene encoding extensin-2, giving the protein MANTRPPSKLLDLDITIVSAKHLKNVNWCHGDLKPYAIFWVDPERRVATKPDESGSTRPVWNERFTLPINLPLQDSLLILEIFHSKPSETPKPLVGTLRFPLKDISESEDPNRIRTLELRRPSGRPQGKIRLKLAIRDRPAPPPSPPLPDFHTTPPPSYYYSSAPPPPSSRDYRGYSPSPYCSPLPPPAPSPPPQYSYGSYSDPYSGYYSGYYSQPPPPPPPRPFFDRVSVSSYGGPSGPSAPSYDQKPKGSKMGVGTGLAVGAVAGALGGLALEEGLKYEEDRIAERVESNLAARDDYSDYRGDY; this is encoded by the coding sequence ATGGCGAACACTCGCCCTCCATCGAAGCTGCTGGACCTCGACATCACTATTGTTTCTGCAAAACATCTCAAGAATGTCAATTGGTGCCATGGCGACCTCAAACCCTACGCTATCTTCTGGGTCGACCCCGAACGTCGAGTCGCCACCAAACCTGATGAGTCGGGATCAACTCGTCCCGTCTGGAACGAACGCTTCACCCTCCCCATTAACCTTCCCCTCCAAGACTCTCTCCTCATCCTCGAAATCTTCCACTCCAAACCCTCTGAAACCCCCAAGCCCCTCGTTGGAACCCTCCGTTTCCCTCTCAAGGACATCTCCGAGTCTGAGGATCCCAATCGTATCAGAACCCTTGAACTCCGTCGTCCTTCCGGTCGTCCTCAAGGCAAGATCCGGCTGAAGCTCGCCATCCGTGACCGCCCTGCTCCGCCTCCGTCTCCGCCGTTGCCCGATTTCCATACTACACCTCCTCCGAGCTATTATTACTCCAGtgcccctcctcctccttcttcgcGCGATTACAGGGGATACTCTCCCTCTCCCTACTGTTCGCCTCTTCCGCCTCCTGCTCCGTCTCCGCCGCCTCAGTACTCCTATGGTAGTTACTCCGATCCGTATTCTGGTTATTACTCGGGATACTATTCTCAGCCCCCGCCGCCGCCTCCTCCTCGGCCGTTCTTCGATCGCGTTTCAGTCTCTAGTTATGGTGGGCCAAGTGGGCCCTCAGCGCCATCGTACGATCAGAAGCCCAAAGGGAGCAAGATGGGAGTGGGTACGGGTTTGGCCGTCGGAGCTGTTGCGGGTGCCTTGGGAGGGCTTGctttggaagaagggttgaAGTACGAGGAGGACAGGATTGCAGAGAGGGTCGAGAGCAACTTGGCTGCCAGAGACGATTACAGTGATTATCGCGGTGATTACTGA